The genomic stretch gcatttAAACCCTCTGCCCTCGCACAACCCTAGTCTGCAGTCAGGCCGGCACAAAATGCCGGTCTGTACCACCCCATGTTACTTTGCAAAAGGTAGCCCAAAAGTGAAATATCTCAAAAGTAAGAATAACACTTTTCTTACTTGCtatatattactttttttttttttaataattttattttgcattttcctaCACATACAACACATATAACGAACAACACATAAAGACATTACAAAGGTGTATCTTGTAGCAATATAAACATAACTATACAGACCATCTAGCTTGAGTACCTTCACACCTCTTTTCCTAAAACAACATTTAACACATAGATACTTCCTATTGCTTAAcactccatgttaatctgttatATTTATTCGTTCTATCTTGAGTCGAGACTTAAATAAAAGCCCTTCTTCACATacgtttaaaaagaaagatatactTTAGTTTTTTAGTTGGAGTAGTAAACATTTTGGAACATTCctagtccttttttttttttttttccctatttNNNNNNNNNNNNNNNNNNNNNNNNNNNNNNNNNNNNNNNNNNNNNNNNNNNNNNNNNNNNNNNNNNNNNNNNNNNNNNNNNNNNNNNNNNNNNNNNNNNNccccccccccccccacgtaaagtGAACTAGTCTAaactgctaggaaaggttgagcaCGTCAGCGTAACAACATTGCTTTATGTCAGCATAAAATTGTTCCATCTTCTTTTCAAGTATGTATATAAAGGTTGCCAAATGCCTTTTCTTTCTACatcatttttttcccctcttgatcCACAGTAGATCTTGTCCATCTCTGCCGTCTCTAGGACTTTCATCAGCCACTTATCCATGGAGGGGATTTGATTCGATTTCCAAAACCTTGCGTAAACAATTCTAGCACAAGtgaatagataaaataaaagtttaccaAATTTTTTTCCAACTTTATCCTCAAAGATACCTAACAAACAAACTTCTGGTGTGCAAGGTATTTGAATTTCTAATTCCCTGGAAATGATGTCATATACTTTTTGCCAGAAGGATTTGGCAAGTtcgcatgtccaccacatatgataataagTACCAATAGTCTTTTGGCACTTCCAACATAATGGATTACTAGTTTTATAGATTAACGCAATTCTGTTTGGCGAGAGATGCCATCTATAAATCATTTTATAAGTATTTTCTTTAAGATCCTGACATATTGTGTGCTTCAGATTTAATTTCcaaattttctcccatttttcgTATGGTATACTATGTCCCACATTTTGAGCCCACTTTATCATGCAGTGTCGTATAATTTCCTCCTCAGTGTTCCAACTGAGGATCATTTTGTACAATTtagccaatttttttttctgccctttTACCATTATTATTTCCCAATCCATAATTACTCTTTTTAATCCAGGCTCTATCATGTCTAGTTTCCATCTCTGTCTCAATTGCAAGTAGAGATACCAATGGCATTCTATACCTGATTCATATAGTTGCTCTTggtttttaaagtctattttatCTTGAGCTTCTATGGTTAAATCTAGGTATCTTAGCCATTTCCCTTTTGGAATGCCTTCCCTACTGAAGAACGCCTCGTGTGGGGAGCAGTGCTGCACTATTTGGTTTGCTAATCTAGGTTTCCATTTCTCCCACACTTTCAGTAGTGCTTTTATAATTACATGATGTTTACATTCTTTGTGAATTTTgtctttattataaaataaataagcatggaAACCAAATCTTAGATTTTCCCCTTCTAATGCTAATAGATGATCATTTTCCAGTAATATCCAATCAGATATCCACCAAAGAGCTGCTGAGAAGTAGTAGATTTTTATATCAGGAACACCCAGGCCTCCTCTTGCTCTATCATCACACATTACTTTTTTGTTAATTCTGGCCTTTTTCTTATTCCAGATATATTTCATTATATTGTTTTGCCATGTGTCTAAAGGTCTAAAGGAATGTAAGATTGGGGTTGTCTGGAATAAATAAAGAATTTTAGGCAAGACTAACATTTGAATCACCGAGATTCTACCCATCCATGATAATGGAATATTTCCCCATCTGTCTAAATCTTTTCGTATCTCTTTCCATGTTGGGATGtagttattttgaaataaatctaTGTTCCTATTTGTCAGAATAATGCCCAGATATCTgatctttttttctattttaaatcctGAGTCCCGTTCtaactgtttcatattttcttccttcATATTTTTAACTAGCATATTGGTTTTCTCCTTGTTTACCTTGAGACCAGAGATCTCTTCAAAATTTTTAAGTATATTAGTCAAGTAGTTCAGACTACATAAAGGATtttctaaaatatatacaatGTCGTCAGCGAAAAGTCTCATTTTGTATTCGTAATTCTTGACCTTCATTCCTTGGATTCTTCTTTCATTTCGGATCAGATGGTTTAAGGCTTCTAAAACAAAGATAAATAAAAGTGGAGAGAGAGGGCACCCCTGACGGGTTCCCCTCTTAATTTTGAATTCTTCCGATTTACCATTGTTTATTATTAACCTTGCCATCTGCTTGTTATATATTTCATGGATCCATCTCTGAAATTGAAACCCGGCCTCCACTTTCTCTAACATGGCAAAAATCATCTCCCAAGACACattatcaaaggctttctcaAAGTCCACAAAAAGTAAAGCCATTTCTTTTTCGTTATGTTTTTCATAGTATTCAAGTGTATTTATGACGATGCGAGTGTTGTCTTTAATGTGTCTATTTGGGAGAAAGCCAGCTTGTTCTTTCCCTATCCATTCCATAAGCACTTTCTTCATTCTTTCTGCGAGTATTGTGGAGAAGATTTTATAATCCACATTAAGGAGTGAGATGGGTCTGTAGCTATTTACATCTtcaggatttttgttttctttcaggatAAGTGTAATGTTAGCTTGTTGCCATGTTGCAGGGTATTTTTCTAATCCAATTGCATTTAGAGTATCTTTTAGAGGTATTGACAGCTCATCTTCCAATTTCTGATAATACTCTATAGGTATGCCGTCAGGTCCGGGGGTTTTGGACTTCTTCCCGTTTCTGATTGCctccactatctcagccattgtTATTGGAGCATTTAAAGTGTCCTTCTGATGATCTTTAAATTTTAATAGATTAATATTGTCTAAGAAActtataatattttctttctttgtcagGCTGTCTTTATATAAGTTTGTATAAAATTTCTGAAATTCTTTTCTTATTCCACTTTGATCCGTTATCCTTCTCTTGTCTTTTGTCACGATTTCTGcaattatatttctttctctttgtttctttagCCTGTATGCCAACCAACGTCCAGGTTTATTTGCTTGCTCAAAGTGGACTTGCTTCatgtcctttattttattttgaatctcttcattttcaattatttctatttgtttttttaatgttttaatttctttaaagatTGTTTTTTCTGAAGGTttcttttcaagttctttctcctttttctgaagATTGTCATATAGACAGCgtagtttctctctctttattcttTGTAGAATGTGATTTTGCTGGATGAAGAAACCCCGCATATATGCTTTAGAGGTTTCCCATACGGTCGTCATCTCAATATCATCCTTTTGGTTCTCTTTAAAGAATAGTTTCAGCGTTTGTCTAGCTCTCTTTAAGATGTCCTCATTATGCAGTAAGGCAAGATTTAATTTCCAAGAATATTCCTGCTTCTCTAATCTTAATGTTGCAATCATAGGGCTGTGATCGGAGATTGTTCTCGGTTCTGAATCTATCTTTATTGTCTCCTTGCAGATCCCCTTAGTTGCGAACATCATATCAATTCTAGAAAATGACTTGTGGCGTTCCGAAAAGAAAGTATAGTCTCTCGAatcattatatttatatctccAGATATCATAAAGTGCATGTTCCTCTAGCAGGTTTTCAAAAGACTTGGGTAGTTTCCCTTGTGTCCTTTTGATTGCCTTATCTGATTTCCTATCCAATTCGGGATTTACTACACCATTCCAGTCTCCAATTATCATAACTTTTCCAAGACTCGCTTTACTCAATTCGTCACtcaatttattataaaatatttctttctgatCCAGGGGGGCGTAAATTCCAACAATAAGATATTTACCACCTGGGAACATAACCTCTACCCCGACATAACGGCCTTCATTGTCCCTAAATAGTTCTTTGGCTTTATATTTATGATTAACATATATGACTACTCCAttctttttcttaatgttaacTGAAGTGAATTCTTGacctaattttttatttttcaatagtCTTAAATCTTTTTCTCTAATATGGACTTCTTGAAAGCATATTACGTTAGCTTTAATTTTATTCAAATAGTGATTTACTTTTTTCCGTTTCTGAGGGGAGTTCATGCCCCTTACGTTCCACGAGAGTATTTTTAGGTTATGCATAGTTGTGTATATAGTTAATAAGCTATATCTCTTACCTTATCTCAATTCACCTCtgctgtctcttcctcctcttcactatttgctttttcctcttttcctttattCTCATCTCTTTCTTGTTCCTGTTCAGATTCTGAGTCCGAAGGTTCACCTATGTTGTTATCTTtgtcttttttctcctctgtatTCGACGATTTCTCCAGGTCTCTCTTATGTTTTTTCATGAAGTCTTTTAATTTTAGAATTGAGTTTATTCTAAGTAAGTCCgttttatatttgaaaatcaGCCCTTCCAGCCTATCCCATCTATATGGAATATTGTTCTTCCTGAGCAGCATCGCTAGGGGTTTGTACTCATTACGTTTTTTTAAGATCCTCAAAGGGATATCTTTTAATAGAATTAGCTCTTCCCCTTCTACTTCAAGATGTTGTTCGTAATTTAGTTGAATGATTTCATCTCTAATTTTTTTCCTTGTGAAATAAACGATCACGTCCCTAGACAGTCCTTTTTGTTTCGCTATCTTAGAGTTAAGGCGGAACATTTTACTTATTTCTTGTTCAaaatgttctttctctgctcctacATATTCAGCCAAAATCGGTGTGAGGTATTCATATAAATCTTCgttatctttctcttttaaaCCTCTGATCTTGATGCACTGTTCACGTTGCTTTTGATCTTGTAGCGCTCTTTCATCAAGATCACGTTCGTAGTTTTTTTCCATTTCAAgaacttttttgtttattttttctgttttactctcaattttttccatattttttcccatttttgtaATATCTTCTGTTGCTCTGCCTAATGTGTCTTTGATATCTTTCAGTTCAGCCCTTATCTCCTGACGaatctcttgtttaatttctttcctcATAGCATTCATATCTCTCTTCATCGCCTTCATATCTTCTTTCATTTcataataaagatttttttaattcttctaagAGTTGCATCTGTTCTGTTGATCCGGGATTTGTTCCAAATGATGGTCTTCTTTGTTGGCTGGcttctgtttttgctttccttGTATACATTATCTTTTCGCACTGCACAGATTTCACCTAGttattatttatgatttattgtattatttatccCTTAGgtactttcctttttgttttactCTTAGTGTGGTTAATACTGTATAGTTATTCTTGTAATTCCCTGTCAGGCTTTTACTGTATAGCCTTCTTGTCTCCAATGTTCACAACCCCCCTTTGCAACAGTTTCAGTTTATCTATATTGTTACTCcgttattttgtttctttctcagGTTGCCTTAAGTGCTATTTTCACTGTTACTGTATCTATTCTCCTAGGGCAGTGTTGCCTCGAAGTAATTCAGCTTGTTTGGATCTTTCCTACTTTCTATTCCAATAGGTTTTCTCTCCCCACTGATGAGGTACACAGAAATCAAAACTTTTCCtctgttccttcttctttttttttttttccccctcggATCTCCTCTCCTTTTGACTCCTTTTATTTTCCTGCCTCACGTTTGCTTCTACAGCAAAGATGATTTCTGCCTCTGCAATTTTTAAGATATCCAGTAGAGGGCAGCCTCACCCGCGTCTCTGATCAGCCTGCCCTTCCGAGAAAGCCCTTCATCCGATTCAAACCGAAGTCTTCTTTTTCCTTAGCttgctattttgttttccttggcttgctattttgttttaaaagccttcaCTCACTTTCTCCCAGTCCTTTTCTATTCCCTACCTAGTCTTTCTTGCAGCCTTCCCAGGCTAAGAGAGGCAGCAGTGCAAATACTCCGTTTAAGTCTCTTTCAGAGTCTCTATTTGAAACAAACCGCAGCTGGAGCCAATATAGTTGCAAGTTTCTTAGTCtatattgcttttcttttctactttAATATGAGTTCTTCTCCGTGGGGAAAGAGATAAGAGTTTTATGTAGACTCCAGGGTAGTTCCAGCGAAATTCCCAGcagtatttcaaaataaaagtaaACAACAAAGGGGGAGGACGTCTTTAAAGTTATTTCCTCACTTTGCTCCCACTGCAAATTTAATTTCCCAAATACCGTAGATTAAGGACCATGACTCAGGAGCAGGTTGGACAgaatcattttcttcttcttgaaggGAAGATAGGAATGTTAATGTAATAAGTAAGTAAAGGAAGAACGTCTGCTTTCTGCTTTCTGCTTTCTGACTTTTAactaggaaggaaggaggggagagaaacagcTACTCCCCGCTTCCAAGCCTCTCCCCACTTCAAAGGtagcttccttcctttcctttaattcaaTGTTTACTTGTTTATTGAACTTGGGTAAGTTCCTTTCCTCTTCGTTGAGAAGGGTATAGTTAAGATATATTCATTTTGAGGAGATATAAACAATATTAGTTATTTTGACTCTCCATTTAACTGTCTcttgagttaaaaaaaaaggtgggggcaaACTCTAAGAGCCGCTTGTGGCTCGTCTCTCGCCGGGACCGACCCTTCGTAACCCTCTCTCACCCCTCAGTTCCCCAGGACTTCCGACCTGGGGGGATAAGGGGGGGGTAGCCGTGGTTCTTCGCCCAAATATTACCGTATTTGGGGTTTTCTCCGTCCCGCGTTTGACTCAGCGGCCGAAGAAGCCCCGGCGGAGAGAACGCTTCGTCAGAGCCTCTGACAAACGCGTCCGTCGGGCTGCCGTTCCACCCCGGAAGTTCTCGCTATATATTACTTTTGAACTCTGGCTGAAGCAGAAGATGATTTGGAACAGAAGGCTTAAATGGGTTGGAGAAATTGACAGAAGATGAGTGCCTCAACTAGTACAAGCAAAAGCACGTTTTACAATAGCAACACCACCATTAGATACAACTGAGAATTTGCAAGTCTGAGTGCTCTCTAGTTAAAATCAATGATACAACAATGCACACTTAAAATTGGCATGCCAGGAGGCCAGGGTGGATCTTTTTCTTTACTATATTCATCTCAAatacacatggatttttttttttaagatgaggGAATAGCCAATCAGGGAAATCCATACAGCCCACTGCAATACAGTCCAGTGGTATCTTGAATCTTGAGTTTCCTGAATGTGTAAAACTAGACCATGACAATGATTTGAGTCTGGCTGGATTGTGCCAGAATTGTTTGATGCCTATCTCAATATACTTACAACCTTTCTTAAATCACATGGGATGGCTTAGAAGCTATTCTTTTATGGTTGAGAGTGTGTCgtgcttaatccagacaagacaggtgCACCTGATCATTTGGAAGATAAATCAGGAAATCGGGATTCAACCTGAACTGGACAAGTTTGTGCTGAAA from Sceloporus undulatus isolate JIND9_A2432 ecotype Alabama chromosome 3, SceUnd_v1.1, whole genome shotgun sequence encodes the following:
- the LOC121924884 gene encoding uncharacterized protein PF11_0207-like, which produces MKEDMKAMKRDMNAMRKEIKQEIRQEIRAELKDIKDTLGRATEDITKMGKNMEKIESKTEKINKKVLEMEKNYERDLDERALQDQKQREQCIKIRGLKEKDNEDLYEYLTPILAEYVGAEKEHFEQEISKMFRLNSKIAKQKGLSRDVIVYFTRKKIRDEIIQLNYEQHLEVEGEELILLKDIPLRILKKRNEYKPLAMLLRKNNIPYRWDRLEGLIFKYKTDLLRINSILKLKDFMKKHKRDLEKSSNTEEKKDKDNNIGEPSDSESEQEQERDENKGKEEKANSEEEEETAEVN